In Montipora capricornis isolate CH-2021 chromosome 4, ASM3666992v2, whole genome shotgun sequence, the DNA window CAAAACAACAGTACTGAAATGACAAAACCTGCTCGACAGAACATCATGCCgtattattataaatttaaaataaaaaacaaaataactagAGGTAATGTAGctgcgattcacagtaaataaTATTGcccttcctttttttgttaGGCCTTAAACCTCAGTTGCTATGAATTATTTTGCCACTACAGTATTATTTTTGAGGTTGATTATGTTCATGTAGTCAAGAAAATTATACTGGATTTAGAAGTTACTGTAATACTCCGTAGTACTCCCCACTTTCGTTATCATTAATGCATTTGCCCTTATTGAGGGGCTGTATCGCTGAGTTGTGGAGTTCTTCAAATTAGGCTTCGTTTTCCACGTTCAGTTACAAATCACCGTTGAGGCTGTAAAGCGCATGCGTAAAATCTAACAGCCTgcgttacccttgtccagcggaaTGTACTCCCTTGCTGACCAAAGGAATTACAGCTAGGGGGAACGAAATTGATGGCTTGCACAAAGGCGGTGTCGTTGTCAAAAGTTAGAGCGCCATGCTATGATTCCAAATACGCTCATACCACATACAAACGCACACACCGTTCGCGGTAGATCCACACTAAAAGACGTTGAGCGTTTTCGAACTGCGTCGCTCCACGAACTTTACGAGAGATCAATTTACGAGCGAATGTTTATGAGTGAACCTATCAAGAATCATGTATCAAATGAGCTATCTGATGTTAATCGAAAGGAGCATCCACGTAAACATCGTTGTGCATTTAGACGTGATCGTGAACCCAGCAGAATACCAGTACGAACTCTGCAACGTCTAAGGAACAAGAGGAGAGAAGTTACAGAATTTGTTTACAAATGCATTCGTTCGAGTACTGACACAAGTCTTAAAAATGCATTGTTTCATCAAGGCTGGAAAGCATCAGAATAAAATGAATTTATCGTTTAAATGTTCTGGGACACTTCGTCAAGggataaaaaagtaaaacatcGAGCTAAGCGATATGTATATgccgttgcttaagttcccaattcctgtctctcccctcccccatcTGATAGGTTAATTTGACAAATGCAATGGTCAGGTCACAAAttgtgcaaaaacaaagcaaaagtaAAATTTTTAAGGAAACAATTTACCATGCGTTTTTCCAAAAGTATAATTACCGCACTTTAATTAAGGCCTGGCCTGTGTGCTCATTCCAGACAGAGTTTGGCTCGAATTTCCAAAGTCTTTTTCGGACAAATCTTGCGACAGTCCGCCAAATGTTGCTTTTGGAAGTTTGACACAACGTTCCTAAAAAGGAAGTTTACAATCACAGTGGCTCCgagcaaagaaagaaattattttaatcAGAGATTTAATTGCAATTGATTTTAAGTTGTTGGAACAAAACAATATAGCAGAGTTCTAATTCAACTGTTCCAATGTGGCTGCCAGTCCGTCGTCAAGGCAATTTGACAATGGTTATTGGCCTGACTGTGATCACTATTTAGTTGCCAAACGACAACTCCGAAAGAAACAGGAACCGAATACCGCTGAAAATGAATGCGCGTTCTTCCAGGATGTCGATTACTCCAACCCCTTGCACTCGTGAAATGAAAACTAGTTTTTGCCAAAGCTAGCCGGGCCATTCGAGTTCCTCTCGAGGATGGTGGATTACCTCATGTGATGCTGACAAATTGTCTTTGTTAATACGAGAAATGGTCCGTTTTTTAGCAGAGAAAGCCGGGATACATTTTGAAACGTGGGTTCTGTGGCACTTACACTTAAAAAAGATATCTATTAGAGagtaatttaattttaactgcTGTCTTTATTCTCGTTTGGTCAATCTGAGCATAAGCCCGTGTAACGGAAATGGAtccaccctagtcagagtttttctttgtccacAGTTGTGTGGGCCAATTTCCATCACTACGGATAACGCTCACGTGGATTACACAGGAATAAAGATAGTTCTTAAAATGCGAAATAATAGATACCTCGTTTTGGGAGAAGTCACCAAAGAAATGAAGCACAACCGGTTTAATGCcctcatacaccttattcccaaatggccaccattttagtaatCTTTTGTTCgcatgcaaattagcccttgttgcctcgttcaaggtgaaatattgttttgaaatttcagcttaagaacgaggcaacaagggctaatttgcaagcaaagaaaagaatactaaactgacggccattttggaataaggtgcgTAGAACATGCAAAGCTGTTGCTGGTTGTCATTACCCTAAGGGCTTAACCCAGTCCCATTTTGACTCAAACAAAAAGAGTGAGTTGCGGAATCAAGGCATGATACAATATGttctttggttttgttttttttttgttttgatttttttagtgaGATGCAGATGAGATGGAAGGTGGTTTTCTACAATCGGAATCCCACACCTTAGTGAACCaaccgagggagagaagagctctggggaaccctgaaacaaagtgtcttctcattggttttcgtgaagaacaatcaaaaacgtctctaattggtgcattcatgttagcacgaggagtgagcaggcgccgaaAGGTTCAAATTGCCAATGaattttttggctataagaaccctacggcgcatgctcTCCTACGTAGAACGAAAACGATCCGAATAATCACGCATACGTTATGAGGCATGTGATTCTTTGCGTTTGCTTCTATAGCTTTCGAGCTGTCTAATAAAAGTGTTATTATTAAACTCAATCGCCATATTAACCCGTTGAAGCCAGCGCTTTTTTCGAAAAGTCATCGCAACATCCATGCTCTCCTTAGCAGCCTCGCGCAAGTCGTGTCCAGTGACTCTATTAAACATGCGCATGAACTGCAGGCTCAGTTCTTCGTTAGACGAAGCCCTGCGGCGCCCAGTTAAATTAGAGCTCGGACGGTGCCTCGTTGAGGACAAAGAACGACTTCTTCGGTGTTTAATTAGTTCTCCATCGCTTTTTGAACTTTTGGCGGATTTTAACTTAAAGTGAGGGTCATCGGATCTCGAATAATTCGAACTTGCATTGACTGGATTTATCAGTGGTATTTTTTCTAATTCCTTGTTGGTATCAAATTCTTTGGTATCACTTATTTCGGTCTTGTTGCGTCGACTTTCTAAGTTGACCGCAGCCTTTTGTGTGACAAAAAAGTCACGCTTCCTTTCTTCAGGAGTTCTGGTTTCACCGCAATCATCGCGAATTTGAATATTTGGCATCTTGTCGCTTTTGTTTGCACCAACCAAACTGGTGTTTGTCTTGATCAATGGCAGGTCGTTAATCTTTTCGATAGGCTGCGGACGTTTTTCATTGTTCTCTTTGTGTTCTTGACAAAAACAAGCCACTTCGCTTTGAACTTCCTTGTTCGAAACATCCGCCTCTTTCCACCTGTACGCCTTGTAGTGATTCTTCGACAAGGCTGTGGGTTTCGTTTGACTTTCTTTCTTAATTTGCAATTTTTCGTTTACGGAGGTTTCTGGGTCCGAAGTTTCTCCATGGTGATGTGCAATTTTGTGAACAATGGGAAGCGAGCAGTTCGCGCTGATGAGTCTTTTTTTAGTGATATTAGCAATTTCCGCAGCGGATTCGTTCGAAATAGCACTATTCACCGCAATGGCAGCGACATCTTCGTTCGCAGTATAGGTCAAAGACTGGAAAACATCGTTTTCTGTAAAATTCTCCGCATCGCGTATTGATTTCATTCTCGCATTCGCTTCCACACCTGTGAAAGCCttgtttttattgctttttaGCGCCATAGAAAGCTGTAACTTAGAGGCACCAGTTTGCATATTTTCTCCAAACCCATCAACTTGAACTTTTTGCCCAACCACCGCATTTCGGGAATTTCTGTGCTCCATTTCGAGCAACAGAGGATTTGGTGAGTGCTTATGGAACACAATTGCTCTGTCTCTTGCACGTTCGCACCATTTCCGTACGCGCCAATAAATCCCAAGCGACAACCCGGACGTGCTTCGAGAGCGAAACTGTTCGGCTATTAAGAGCTTAAAACATTCCGTTTGGTTGTACCGCCGTGCGATGTTACACGGAGTCAGGCCATTAATATCCTTGACAAGGATGCACGCGTAGTTGTGGTGGacaaatttttgtaaacagtTCAAGCTTCCCTGCTGCGCCGCTTCGTGAACGGGAGTTTTCAAGTGATCCGGGTGAACATCTTTGTTGCACCACTCTCTGACAGGATGTTGCCCAACCGGCTCGTCACATCGGGCACCGCTTTTGATGAGCTGGGCTGCGAGTTGAGAGTAGTTAAAATGTGCTGCGATGAATAACGCGACTCGAAGCTGGTACTTGCAGACTAACGGGTCGTCGTTAATACTAACCATGTGTTTCAAAGTTGGCGTAAGCTGACCCAAAGTCGCCGCCCGAAGGAACTTGCCCCAGCCATTCCAAGTCTCTAACAGAATGGTATCTCCATAATCAACGAAGTACTTTTTCAGTGGATGACAATCGTACATCTCTTTCCCTTCCGGGGAAACGAGTCGAAATACACTAACATGTAAACCTGTTTTCTCAGTAATCATCGTTTTAAGATCGCCAACTTTCGTGTCCCAGACATCAAACCATTCGCTGAATTGGAGCGTTTCGTTGGAATACGAACAGCTCACATTTAAATACGTCTTGATGTTTTCCACAAGCTCGCATCGAAGAGTAGCTCCTGGTGGAATACTTATGTCTGTAAACACCCAGTCATCCTCCAAGTTCGATCCAGCATAGTTAAGTGTCAATAACATATCATTCTCTCCATCTTCATTCTGTACTGTATCCAGATCAAATTTCTTTCGGAGTATACCTTTGATATCGCTCACTGTTTGACCAACTGCGACATCTACCAAATGTCTGCTGCCTTTATAAAGCACGAAAACTCTCATGTTTTAAATTTTACGACCTTCGCCAGATCGGTTTGTCAACAATGAATATGTTTACAATTTTCGATTACCTGCATCGAGTTCCACAGAAACTGCCTGATTGCATCGCTAGGCAGCAACGAATCGAAGCTCTCGCAACATTGTCAATATTTTACAAGGTTTTATCGAAGCGTGCCTTTTGTGAAGCCAAGGTCTTCTTAAGCTGAAAAACCGCCAATTAACAGCTTAAATAATTAACACATTCAGCCAACCAATCAGTGGGacatttgaacaagtttcagtttctttgttttcaaagccCAAAATGCAAATTTACCTTAAGTTAAAACCGACCGCAAGAATGTAACCCGTCTCGGTGTTGTCTGAAGCAATCAACCGGTTTGACTATAAAATTAATATGGTAGCGTATGTGAAAGGAAACGATAACGTAATAATCTATCAGGGAACCATGTCAGAGTTCTTTCGTGGTTGTTCTGTGATATATTTTTCTCAGTTCACTCGCGATTACGTTTGTTGTCTCTTGAAAACTGGAATGCGTGAAAAGTTACTGAGAAAAAACGACCTCGTTGCAATTCATTTCGTTTTCAATATCTACTGTATGCAACACAATTAATTTGTTTACAGAAATTAATTTCTGTGTCATCGAGATAGTTCTGGGATAAGACTACGAATGATTGTGTAAACAGCGTGGACGAAGTTTGTTCAGTGTCGCAACCTGAGTTCGTTATTATATTGCTTCCCCAGGCTGCAAGGAAAATaatatctctctctctctctctctctctctctctctctctctctctctctctctctctctctctctctctggaTGAAACCGTTCAGCTAGCGACGCGCaatacaaaattttaaaacagccTTGCGGAAAACTTTGTGTTATTTTTCCATTGCCAGCTGTCTTCTCTTGCTAGGACATGTTTCCGTGGAAACAATCAAATCCGTGACTCAGCCTTCCTTATCAGTTTTCTCCACGTGTGGGAACTTAAATGGAATACAGTACACCCACTCGTTGTCTGTCAAATTGTTCGAGTACTTCGAAAAAGAGTTATAGCGTGATGTATCTCGTTTTGGACAGCATTTTTTCGGAAACTTTCAagacaatttttctttaaaaatgcaATCGACATTGAACACACATTCAACGATTGATGTTTAAGTAATTTATTTCTGACCAGCAGGTCCTTGctcatatttttgaaaaactttggTTCATTTAGCAGCTCTCGTAGGGAACAATATGATTTGCTTACTACCCAAACCGAAAAGAATGAACTTAAACAgtgatttaaacaaaaaatgatgCTACAATATCAAATCATCGCCtgcttacgagagctgctacccTGCCAGGAGCCCACGTGCGGGAACCCaaaatagagagatttagcatcacgttaCACAAAACGCGAACGGCAAAAGTGGCCACGTGACTAGGATTTTCCTGCcatttttcgcgtttgccgATTGACGTCTCCACGTGAAAGTAGGACTTTTTGCGTTTGCCGTATGCGTGGAATTtccttcttgtttttcttctacTTAACAACTTGTTTGTGGATAAAAAGAACCAAAAACCATTATCCGGtaagtcaaacaaggaaaaattgttatagatcgttcataactgactctcttttttctcttttttgaggAGTTGCTCGCTATCCGTAGCCAACTGgccaaaatcaaacaagtttcttctaTATGGGCTGAAAACGGAGACTTGTCTTTTCTCTAAGCCAAGTGTGTTTTCTTTCTACTTCCATCTGTACTACATCTAGTAGGCCCATCAGAACAGTCTGGCGGTTACCTTTCACTGTAAACGCGATGTTAAATCTCTATAATATTCACAACAGCTTTCCCGCGAAATATTGCTCATACAcataaattaatgaaagaaaaaaataatgaatgcAGGCATCTGAAAATAATCCACAATCTTAGACAAAACTCCTTGGGAAAATATCACACACCACTATAAAATGGTCATTCTCTAATTTGTCTGACTGATAAATTATTacattctcccaactcccccccTTCACCCACCATCCCCTCCCTAATCCATGTCGCCTGCACAGTACTTTGCAGCATTGTGGAGGAGAGTGGTGGTGAAGGGGAGCGGAACTTTTCCTAAGTGTTTTGTCCTGGATCGGAATGCagttctttcgtttctgttcctAGTGACGAGCTCCTGACACTGACCAAAATttttgttaaaggggctatgtcacgaaattcagcgactggaaaatggcaaccaaatcaagcgaaacgtaaaaCTAACAACTCCCCCCCACCCTCTTGGAGGGCTTATATATTTCAAGCACGTTTGAGGGGCTAAAGTCAAGGAGggcttaatagaggatttacggtATATTCTCGTCTTTTTTCAGGAAGCTTTGAGTTGTGTTGCAAAGGCAATTTCTGCGTCAACGTCAAGCTGCATAGCGAATGGGGGCGAGTAAttggtaaaactacacaaaatcaaCTTCACTGCTGTGACACAGCCCGTTTAAGACTACCAACATCGTTTATGAACGGGTACATGAAGAATATTGTGTACGATGTAAACACattatgtataattattatatggctgcaatagtacgcgcgctctgattggctaattgtgactgaattgtagggcattattctcccgtaatgcccacgggacgactacgggcttgcaaaaacaaagcaaaaggtaattaaaaagccatacaataaactacttactaaccgagctagctcgagccgtactggggaatattggcactcggtcgtttttgtacggacctcgctgcgctcggtccgtactgccacgacctcgggccaatattccccagtacggccctcgagctcggttagtaagaagttaatattcttggatttcacaagacgtcacggccgccatgttggtttccccaaacaatgaaatggcggccatgttggtgtcccgatccaatcctccgggaattgaaagctattattatgctaacgtcttcttttgttttcgttgaaaaacatggctgttgatcacgtgagtgaaacccaagaatacgAGCAGATATGAACACAAtatattcaattcaattcacTGTCATCTAATCTATAAAAATTCTATGTTAAATAATTGTACTTTGTTAAAATTAGAAAACTAAAATACAGACCAGcaaataaaactaaaacaaacagaaaaactACCACAGGAAGACCAGTGGCCAGCAACAGGATAACCACTTAAGTCCGCCTTTTTGAGAGCCCCTTCACTTCTAACTCATCAAATAATTTCAAACTATCTTGCTTCCAGACATTAAAAAGGTGCGCACAATGATCCCGCTAAAACCAATTTCAggttgtttctaatatttttatatttttggccGGAGTGAAGGTACGGAAGCTTGGAAGTGGCATTCTAGTGGTTCAACGGATGACATCGCATTTGTTGCAAATCCGAAATCCGAGTTGCTCGAGTTGTTGCCTGAAGAAGACAAAGGATATCACGTGCACGACACTGAGTTTCCAAAAGGAAGCTTAAAGGTAAAGAAATACACTCGAGTTTAAGCAAGTGTCATTCGTTAAAAATTTAAGAGCCACATGATAGTTTCCCAGTCACCCacttttataataataacaataataataataataataactttaataaCGTGTCTTTAGTTCTAGTTTTTCAAGAAACTATTTAAAGTGAAGACACCTATCTAAGAGAAAATAAAGCACAAACtactaaaaatttaaaaatcccTTCCAGTTTAAACCCAAATATCTATGAGATCTAACTAAGAGTATTAATAAGAGCTGGAATTGCAAAAAATACAAGTTACAGTGGCGACTAATTGTCACACAAATAACAATCTTTACAATGATTGGATATTAAATTTGTCAGGTCAAGCTTCCTtggttgtattttaaattaaggGCGCTCACTGATTCAGCCAATTTGATGGACTTATCCAGCTTAGACCAAATTAAAGGTCCTGTGTGCCTTAAACTATGTTTGCTATACTTGATAGTGTTGAATCTCGGTAAAGAAAAACTCGTATGCGTTTCGAAGATTATACTTACTCGTGTTACAATGAAAAAGGTCCGATATATATGATGGAACTAAGTTCTTCTTAACCTTGTACATTAATATAGTAATGTCCTGAAGTCTGCGATTACGCAAAGTTggtatttttgctttcttcaaaaaaatgaaaatgaaggggaaaaataacaatactttaGCTTAACGCTCGTGGCTATATTAACCTTAATGATGTCAACATCAGTTTGAGGAATTATAAAATGGAAAACAAGGACACTAATTCggcttttaaatttttaatgaaTGACATCTAGTCCTACTTAATGAGTACTATGGTTTGGGTCTTTAAATCGTAGTTTTCTTagctacattcaaatttttTCGCACAAAAGTAGCATTGTCTGTTTCTGATTGTCAACCTTTGCTGGTTGCAATGTGAACcgtaaagccctggccaaacgagagccaGAGTTGACGAGAGTATAAACTCTCACTCTGGTTTGGCCAGGAACTCGCATCCATTCTCGGCTACTCTCATCGACTCTTGAGAGCTCTCATCGAATTTGAACCTGCTCAAATTTTTCATGAGAGTTGGCGAGAGTTTTGTCTCGTATGGACACGCACGAGAGTTTGAGCGAGAGCTCTGCAGTCAGCAattactggtttttttttttcccagcgGGCTCagataagaaaggaaaaaaaataatataacgTCGGATTCGGGGTCCAAGGACAACACCAAGGCTGAATACACCGGCTGGCTAGTCGCCACATTTACGTCAGAAAGGGTTTTCCCAGGGTGTTTCCCAAGCTCTCTCTTTTGTTTGCCCGTGAAACTCTCGACAAACGTTCGACAACTCTCGCTCTCTTTTGGCCACCTCTCGATCACTCTCATCGACTCTCATGAGCTGTCAAGAGT includes these proteins:
- the LOC138045569 gene encoding uncharacterized protein: MRVFVLYKGSRHLVDVAVGQTVSDIKGILRKKFDLDTVQNEDGENDMLLTLNYAGSNLEDDWVFTDISIPPGATLRCELVENIKTYLNVSCSYSNETLQFSEWFDVWDTKVGDLKTMITEKTGLHVSVFRLVSPEGKEMYDCHPLKKYFVDYGDTILLETWNGWGKFLRAATLGQLTPTLKHMVSINDDPLVCKYQLRVALFIAAHFNYSQLAAQLIKSGARCDEPVGQHPVREWCNKDVHPDHLKTPVHEAAQQGSLNCLQKFVHHNYACILVKDINGLTPCNIARRYNQTECFKLLIAEQFRSRSTSGLSLGIYWRVRKWCERARDRAIVFHKHSPNPLLLEMEHRNSRNAVVGQKVQVDGFGENMQTGASKLQLSMALKSNKNKAFTGVEANARMKSIRDAENFTENDVFQSLTYTANEDVAAIAVNSAISNESAAEIANITKKRLISANCSLPIVHKIAHHHGETSDPETSVNEKLQIKKESQTKPTALSKNHYKAYRWKEADVSNKEVQSEVACFCQEHKENNEKRPQPIEKINDLPLIKTNTSLVGANKSDKMPNIQIRDDCGETRTPEERKRDFFVTQKAAVNLESRRNKTEISDTKEFDTNKELEKIPLINPVNASSNYSRSDDPHFKLKSAKSSKSDGELIKHRRSRSLSSTRHRPSSNLTGRRRASSNEELSLQFMRMFNRVTGHDLREAAKESMDVAMTFRKKRWLQRVNMAIEFNNNTFIRQLESYRSKRKESHAS